The proteins below are encoded in one region of Macaca nemestrina isolate mMacNem1 chromosome 10, mMacNem.hap1, whole genome shotgun sequence:
- the LOC105493822 gene encoding pro-MCH yields MAKMNLSSYILLLTFSLFSQGILLSASKPIRNLDDDMVFNTFRLGKAFQKEDTAEESVIAPSLEQYKNDESSFMNEEENKISKNTGSKHNFLNHGLPLNLAIKPYLALKGSVAFPAENGVQNTESTQEKREIGDEENSAKFPIGRRDFDMLRCMLGRVYRPCWQV; encoded by the exons ATGGCAAAAATGAATCTCTCTTCCTACATATTACTActaactttttctttgttttctcaagGTATTTTACTTTCAGCATCCAAGCCCATAAGAAATTTAGACGATGACATGGTATTTAATACATTCAGGTTGGGGAAAGCCTTTCAGAAGGAAGACACTGCAGAAGAATCAGTTATTGCTCCTTCCCTGGAACAATATAAAAACGATGAGAGCAGTTTCATGAAcgaagaggaaaacaaaatttcaaag AACACAGGCTCCAAACATAATTTCTTAAATCATGGTCTGCCACTGAATCTGGCTATAAAACCTTATCTTGCACTAAAAGGATCTGTAGCTTTTCCAGCTGAAAATGGAGTTCAGAATACTGAATCAacacaagaaaagagagaaattgggGATGAAGAAAACTCAGCTAAATTTCCTATAGGAAGGAGAGATTTTGACA tgCTCAGATGTATGCTGGGAAGAGTCTACCGACCTTGTTGGCAAGTCTGA